In the uncultured Methanobacterium sp. genome, one interval contains:
- the dph2 gene encoding diphthamide biosynthesis enzyme Dph2, whose product MTNYQFNIEQILDKIRETKAEVVGLQFPEGLKVHATEIANRIENETDALVLISGDPCYGACDLSDMEMNGMVDLLVHFGHTPLPIDYKVPTLFVEAHYQLGSAEILKTALESLEGKEKIGLVTTTQHLHLLEDAAHFLEENGKKILMKEGAGTLKGQVLGCNFSSVQDLPVDAFLYLGSGNFHPLGIKLSTQKPVIIADPYLNQVRDIEKFTDRILRIRFARITKASEAKKFGIIVSSKEGQCRWVLAKNLKKMIHNEGKEANLILLDEITPPSLLPYMDLDAFIVTACPRIAIDDSKMYKKPLLTPPELEIVLGLREWEDYKMDEIKY is encoded by the coding sequence ATGACAAATTATCAATTTAATATAGAGCAGATACTGGATAAAATCAGGGAAACTAAGGCGGAAGTAGTTGGTTTACAGTTCCCTGAAGGTTTGAAGGTGCATGCAACTGAAATAGCTAACAGGATCGAAAATGAAACAGATGCGCTGGTTTTAATATCTGGTGATCCTTGTTACGGGGCCTGTGATCTCTCTGATATGGAAATGAATGGAATGGTAGATTTACTGGTCCATTTTGGCCACACTCCCCTCCCTATTGATTATAAAGTTCCCACTCTTTTTGTGGAAGCCCATTACCAGTTGGGATCGGCAGAAATCCTAAAAACAGCACTGGAATCTCTTGAAGGAAAGGAAAAGATCGGTCTGGTGACCACCACCCAGCATCTGCATCTTCTGGAAGACGCTGCACATTTTCTGGAGGAAAATGGCAAGAAAATTCTGATGAAGGAAGGTGCCGGGACATTGAAAGGTCAAGTATTGGGGTGCAATTTTTCATCGGTTCAGGATCTGCCCGTGGATGCCTTCCTTTACTTGGGCAGTGGTAACTTCCATCCCCTTGGTATAAAGCTATCCACTCAAAAACCCGTGATTATAGCTGATCCCTACCTTAACCAGGTAAGAGATATTGAAAAGTTCACCGATAGAATTCTTAGAATACGATTTGCACGCATAACCAAGGCCAGTGAGGCTAAAAAATTCGGAATAATTGTGTCCTCTAAGGAAGGGCAGTGCCGGTGGGTTTTGGCAAAAAATTTAAAGAAGATGATACATAATGAAGGCAAAGAAGCTAATTTGATACTTCTGGATGAAATAACTCCTCCCAGTTTACTGCCCTACATGGATTTAGATGCATTTATAGTGACAGCATGTCCTAGAATAGCAATTGATGACTCTAAAATGTACAAAAAGCCTCTTCTAACTCCTCCTGAACTGGAAATTGTCCTGGGGTTAAGGGAATGGGAAGATTATAAGATGGATGAGATTAAATACTAA
- a CDS encoding exosome complex RNA-binding protein Csl4: MKAKNGDFVLPGDPLGVTEEFLPSEWTYDDHGEIRSLVAGTVTIDQKNKKISIIPKTKSPAILKKGDVVLGQIRDVRGQRALVDVEGIKNSKRSLPITFLGAIHISQARKGYVDKLTDDFHIGDLIQARVTKVMGVDNADLTTAENELGVLKAMCTNCRHFMKKIGKKEVKCPNCGRKESRNISSDYEG; the protein is encoded by the coding sequence ATGAAAGCAAAAAACGGAGATTTCGTTCTTCCGGGTGACCCATTAGGAGTCACTGAGGAGTTTCTTCCGTCAGAATGGACCTATGATGACCATGGTGAAATCAGGTCCCTGGTGGCGGGAACAGTAACCATAGACCAGAAAAACAAAAAAATATCCATAATTCCCAAAACAAAATCCCCTGCAATCTTAAAAAAGGGAGACGTAGTTTTAGGACAAATACGAGATGTTCGGGGACAAAGAGCCTTAGTAGATGTTGAAGGAATCAAGAACAGTAAAAGAAGCCTTCCCATAACGTTTTTAGGTGCTATTCACATTTCCCAGGCTAGAAAGGGATACGTGGACAAATTGACTGATGATTTTCATATTGGAGATCTTATACAGGCCAGGGTCACCAAGGTGATGGGAGTAGACAATGCTGATCTCACCACTGCCGAAAATGAGCTGGGTGTCTTAAAGGCCATGTGCACCAACTGCCGGCATTTCATGAAAAAGATAGGTAAAAAAGAAGTTAAATGTCCTAATTGCGGTAGAAAAGAGAGTAGAAACATCTCTTCAGATTACGAGGGATAA
- a CDS encoding DNA-directed RNA polymerase subunit L, whose protein sequence is MKIITDKKNELEIEITGETHTLCNALRKTLMEDKDVEAAAYVIEHPIIGEPKLYLRGKNPRKSLKTAAETLQSRCNEFKELIESDSDGKTKGKKKAKKPAKKASGKTAKKTTKKTTKKAAKKK, encoded by the coding sequence ATGAAGATTATAACTGACAAAAAGAATGAATTAGAGATAGAAATCACCGGAGAAACCCACACGCTCTGTAATGCTCTGCGAAAGACCCTTATGGAAGATAAGGATGTGGAAGCAGCAGCGTACGTGATAGAACATCCCATTATTGGGGAGCCAAAACTCTATTTAAGGGGTAAAAATCCTAGAAAATCCCTTAAAACTGCAGCTGAAACTCTTCAGTCACGATGTAACGAATTTAAAGAGCTCATAGAATCTGATAGTGATGGAAAAACTAAAGGAAAGAAGAAGGCCAAAAAGCCGGCCAAGAAAGCAAGTGGAAAAACAGCCAAGAAAACCACTAAGAAAACCACCAAAAAAGCAGCCAAGAAAAAGTGA
- a CDS encoding DUF99 family protein, producing MEKQPRKPLRKPPKKQPRKSESPRFQTIKQFRSIKPEIRILGVDDAPFVPHSKEQVMLIGTLFRAGDWLDGVLRTHITVDGTDATNSLIKMVKGSRHLEQLGVMMLDGVTFGGFNVVNIREIFQETGVPVIVIMRKYPDLPSIKKALKNFPDWEERWNHILEAGEIYKVNKIHNPEPVYMQVCGISEEDAREVVRISATRSAIPEPIRAAHIIAAGVTTGESKGNA from the coding sequence GTGGAAAAACAGCCAAGAAAACCACTAAGAAAACCACCAAAAAAGCAGCCAAGAAAAAGTGAATCCCCAAGGTTCCAAACCATTAAACAGTTCAGAAGCATTAAACCAGAGATCAGAATTTTGGGAGTGGATGATGCCCCATTTGTTCCTCATAGCAAGGAACAAGTCATGCTTATTGGAACTCTTTTCCGAGCAGGAGATTGGCTGGATGGAGTGCTCCGTACCCATATCACAGTAGATGGCACTGATGCTACCAATTCTTTGATTAAGATGGTTAAAGGCTCCCGACACCTGGAACAGCTGGGGGTTATGATGTTGGATGGTGTTACTTTCGGTGGCTTTAACGTGGTTAACATCCGGGAGATATTTCAGGAAACTGGTGTGCCAGTTATAGTTATCATGCGCAAATACCCTGACTTGCCCAGTATTAAAAAGGCTTTAAAAAATTTTCCAGACTGGGAAGAACGGTGGAATCACATTCTTGAAGCTGGGGAGATTTATAAAGTTAATAAGATCCACAACCCGGAGCCAGTCTACATGCAGGTCTGTGGCATCAGTGAAGAAGATGCCCGTGAGGTTGTGAGAATTTCTGCAACCCGAAGTGCGATACCCGAACCTATTCGCGCGGCTCATATTATAGCAGCCGGTGTAACCACTGGAGAATCTAAAGGAAATGCCTGA
- a CDS encoding NUDIX hydrolase → MTSVKHPLLTVDAVITTFDGNIILIRRKNPPYKGAWAFPGGFVEYGETVEEAVIREVREETGVIIKINDLIGVYSDPGRDPRGHMITVCFLANKMEGELKADTDAAEVACFRADDALKMNLAFDHHKILKDALKKISQIEEKK, encoded by the coding sequence ATTACAAGCGTTAAACATCCGCTATTAACTGTTGATGCAGTAATAACTACTTTTGATGGGAATATAATACTCATAAGGCGTAAAAATCCTCCTTATAAAGGTGCATGGGCATTTCCAGGCGGATTTGTTGAGTATGGTGAAACAGTTGAAGAGGCAGTTATAAGGGAAGTTAGGGAAGAAACAGGCGTAATAATTAAAATTAATGATTTAATAGGAGTTTATTCAGATCCGGGGAGAGATCCCAGGGGGCACATGATTACAGTTTGTTTTCTGGCAAATAAAATGGAGGGTGAACTTAAAGCAGACACTGATGCTGCGGAAGTGGCCTGTTTCAGAGCTGATGATGCACTAAAGATGAATTTAGCCTTTGATCATCACAAAATCTTAAAGGATGCTTTAAAAAAAATATCACAAATTGAGGAAAAAAAATAA
- a CDS encoding transcription factor S, which yields MEFCPKCGTVLFPKGDRFECSCGYQKKITEESLSEYEVSEKVAPKENVIVTGDDVKTLPTTKALCPKCGNRLAFWWLQQTRRADESETRFLRCTKCGQTWREYD from the coding sequence ATGGAATTTTGCCCTAAATGCGGAACAGTACTGTTCCCTAAAGGTGACCGTTTCGAATGTTCATGCGGTTACCAAAAAAAGATAACCGAGGAATCTCTAAGTGAATATGAGGTTTCTGAGAAAGTAGCCCCTAAAGAGAATGTAATTGTAACTGGGGATGATGTTAAAACTCTGCCTACAACCAAGGCATTATGCCCTAAATGTGGCAATCGACTGGCTTTCTGGTGGTTACAACAAACCAGAAGGGCTGATGAATCTGAAACCAGGTTTTTAAGATGCACTAAATGTGGACAAACCTGGAGAGAGTACGATTAA
- a CDS encoding DUF308 domain-containing protein, whose amino-acid sequence MFKLEEEPKKGSQNQPISEIDKSSQTSQVSSASDESNGSVNFKGSKKSKHDVEDKSTNKNPQRRFRDFLTRGDIDSTESSSSISNDSSKGSEEKSQDDKKRDDEGSSESHDFHLSQELMKFNFYRKLRSNKEQVLRISGGIIGALFIIAGILYVLGSPVRVADNVVSGERAVISAFLVLVGVLIIAGIFARRILEVSFLKNIHSELEVAEDQNSEDSKDKEGNQKVNSKENSKDEKGKQKGNIEEKDKK is encoded by the coding sequence ATGTTTAAATTGGAAGAAGAGCCCAAAAAGGGAAGTCAAAATCAGCCAATTTCTGAAATTGACAAATCGTCTCAGACATCTCAAGTATCCTCTGCATCGGATGAATCCAATGGATCTGTAAACTTCAAGGGATCCAAAAAATCTAAACACGATGTTGAGGATAAATCAACTAACAAAAATCCACAGAGACGTTTCAGAGACTTTTTGACTAGGGGTGATATTGATTCTACTGAATCTTCTTCATCCATTTCTAATGATTCTTCTAAAGGTTCTGAAGAAAAATCTCAGGATGATAAAAAAAGAGATGATGAAGGTTCATCTGAGTCACATGATTTTCATTTAAGTCAAGAACTCATGAAATTTAACTTTTACCGGAAGCTCCGATCCAATAAGGAACAGGTCCTACGAATCAGTGGTGGAATAATTGGTGCGCTTTTTATCATTGCCGGAATTTTATATGTACTCGGTTCTCCAGTTCGGGTGGCAGACAATGTAGTATCCGGTGAAAGAGCAGTAATCTCTGCTTTTTTAGTATTGGTAGGGGTACTGATCATTGCAGGTATTTTCGCCCGCAGGATTTTAGAAGTAAGTTTTCTAAAAAACATACACAGTGAACTGGAAGTGGCTGAAGACCAGAATTCTGAAGATTCAAAGGATAAGGAAGGAAATCAGAAAGTTAATTCCAAGGAAAACTCAAAGGATGAGAAAGGAAAACAAAAGGGTAATATAGAGGAGAAGGATAAAAAGTAA
- the pcn gene encoding proliferating cell nuclear antigen (pcna) — MFKAVLSDSNILKTSFDAISSIVDEVQMQADEEGLRLDALDRSHITFVHLELKKGVFDEYQCGEPMKINVDTEELMKVLKRAKAEDMVELTVDEGNLIISFEGEARRKFKIRLIDIEYEAPSPPQLEYPTEFEVPFSLLKDSIQDIGIVSDKISLHVDEEKFEASAEGEFGDAKIEYLHGEKIEESARSIFSLEKVKEMLKADKFSESAVLRLGNDMPLNLALKMASDEGELSFLLAPRIESEE, encoded by the coding sequence ATGTTCAAGGCAGTTTTAAGTGATTCCAATATTTTGAAGACCAGTTTTGATGCCATATCATCCATTGTAGATGAAGTGCAGATGCAAGCCGATGAAGAAGGCTTACGTCTGGATGCTCTGGACCGCAGTCACATTACTTTCGTCCACTTGGAGCTCAAAAAAGGAGTATTCGATGAATACCAGTGCGGTGAGCCAATGAAGATCAACGTGGACACTGAAGAACTGATGAAGGTCTTAAAAAGAGCAAAGGCAGAGGATATGGTGGAGCTTACTGTGGATGAAGGCAACCTTATCATTTCATTTGAGGGTGAAGCTCGCAGAAAGTTCAAGATTCGTCTCATAGACATAGAATACGAGGCTCCAAGCCCTCCACAGCTTGAATATCCCACCGAGTTCGAAGTGCCTTTCAGTCTTCTTAAAGACTCCATTCAGGACATTGGCATAGTATCTGATAAGATATCTCTCCATGTGGATGAGGAAAAATTTGAAGCCTCAGCAGAGGGAGAGTTTGGGGATGCTAAAATTGAGTACCTGCATGGAGAGAAGATAGAAGAATCTGCAAGATCAATATTTTCCCTAGAAAAAGTTAAAGAAATGTTAAAAGCAGATAAATTCTCGGAATCTGCGGTGTTACGGTTGGGAAATGATATGCCCCTTAATCTTGCCCTGAAAATGGCTTCTGATGAGGGTGAACTGAGTTTCCTTCTAGCTCCAAGGATAGAAAGTGAGGAATAA
- a CDS encoding 50S ribosomal protein L44e, whose product MKIPKERKTYCPNCKKHTIHTVLESKRRKASELKWGQRQFRRVTSGYRGYPRPLPSGNKPTKKLDLRYKCKECNKSHIKRSTFRAGKVEFIQQ is encoded by the coding sequence ATGAAGATTCCTAAAGAAAGGAAAACTTACTGCCCAAATTGCAAGAAACACACAATTCACACAGTATTAGAATCAAAAAGAAGAAAGGCCAGCGAATTAAAATGGGGTCAACGTCAATTCAGGCGTGTAACCAGCGGTTACCGCGGATACCCACGACCATTACCTTCAGGTAACAAACCAACTAAGAAGCTGGACTTAAGATACAAATGTAAAGAGTGCAACAAATCCCACATAAAACGCTCAACATTCCGTGCTGGAAAGGTAGAGTTCATTCAGCAATAG
- a CDS encoding 30S ribosomal protein S27e produces MSKSKSNFLRVKCGDCGNQQVVFDHAASKVECIICGKSLVKSKGGRSEVVAQIIEVLD; encoded by the coding sequence ATGTCAAAAAGTAAAAGTAACTTTTTAAGAGTAAAATGTGGAGACTGTGGCAACCAACAAGTTGTTTTCGATCATGCTGCCTCCAAAGTGGAGTGCATAATCTGTGGTAAATCTCTGGTAAAATCTAAGGGCGGAAGATCTGAAGTTGTAGCCCAAATAATCGAAGTCTTGGACTAG
- a CDS encoding translation initiation factor IF-2 subunit alpha → MVRMKHKWPQEGDLIVATVHKVLNYGAFAKLEEYPGEEAFIHISEVSAGWVKNIRDHVRENQKIVARVLRVNPKKGHVDVSMKRIREDQRTRKIQQWKIEQKAEKLLEFAAKSIDKDLDAAYDEVGYGMMEEFGDLYGAFEISAEEGADSLIERGMDEIWANAITKVAQKNISPPEVQITGYVDLTSYAPDGVGIIRNALTSINKDNIAVQCVGAPRYRLLVKSSDYITAETILKDAADEAIATVLEAGGTGEFHRELE, encoded by the coding sequence ATGGTTAGAATGAAGCATAAGTGGCCACAGGAAGGCGATTTGATCGTGGCCACCGTGCATAAGGTCCTTAATTATGGTGCATTCGCCAAATTAGAGGAATATCCTGGAGAAGAAGCTTTCATACACATCTCCGAGGTATCTGCCGGATGGGTTAAGAACATTCGGGACCACGTACGGGAAAATCAGAAGATTGTTGCCCGGGTTCTCCGTGTTAACCCCAAAAAGGGCCATGTTGATGTTTCCATGAAACGGATCCGGGAAGATCAAAGAACCCGTAAGATCCAACAGTGGAAAATTGAACAGAAAGCAGAGAAACTCCTGGAATTTGCAGCAAAAAGTATCGACAAGGATCTGGACGCAGCTTACGATGAAGTAGGCTATGGTATGATGGAAGAATTTGGAGATCTCTATGGTGCATTTGAAATATCTGCTGAAGAAGGGGCAGATTCTCTTATAGAAAGAGGAATGGATGAAATATGGGCAAATGCCATAACTAAAGTGGCCCAGAAGAACATCTCCCCTCCAGAAGTACAGATCACCGGATACGTTGATTTGACTTCTTATGCTCCTGATGGGGTGGGTATCATACGTAATGCCCTTACATCAATTAATAAAGATAATATAGCTGTACAATGTGTTGGTGCACCACGTTACAGGTTGCTGGTCAAATCATCGGATTATATCACCGCAGAAACCATTCTAAAGGATGCAGCCGATGAAGCCATTGCAACTGTTTTAGAAGCTGGTGGCACAGGTGAGTTCCACCGGGAATTAGAATGA
- a CDS encoding RNA-protein complex protein Nop10 → MKMKMRRCSSCKEYTLKDHCPHCGGKLEVIYPPRYSLEDKYGKYRRILKKQLSESS, encoded by the coding sequence ATGAAGATGAAAATGAGGAGGTGCAGTTCCTGTAAGGAATACACCCTTAAAGATCACTGCCCTCACTGTGGAGGAAAACTTGAAGTTATATACCCGCCACGCTATTCTCTTGAGGATAAATACGGTAAATACAGGAGAATACTCAAAAAACAACTCAGTGAATCCTCTTAA
- a CDS encoding proteasome assembly chaperone family protein, protein MNETFIKMIKEVDLNDPIFIEALPGIGHVGKLVAEHIIHELGAEKFAELYSPSFPPQVFVDEDGLIEPMRNEFYYLKGQGEDKRDFIFLGGNTQGLSPEGQYEICGSILDFVEKQGVKEIYTLGGLGTGQPVEKPKVFGAATNKELAQMLKEHEVTLRSADGGIIGASGLILGLGISRGMNGACLMGETPGYFIDADASKAVLTILLEILKIEVDVAKLEERAEETRKMISKAQQMEREMAERMNIAPGEEDLRYIG, encoded by the coding sequence ATGAATGAAACCTTCATAAAAATGATTAAAGAAGTGGATCTCAATGATCCCATATTTATTGAAGCCCTACCCGGCATAGGTCATGTGGGCAAACTGGTTGCAGAGCACATCATACACGAGCTAGGGGCTGAAAAATTCGCAGAACTTTACTCACCCTCATTCCCCCCACAGGTTTTCGTAGATGAAGATGGACTTATTGAACCCATGAGAAATGAGTTTTACTATCTCAAAGGACAGGGCGAAGATAAGAGAGATTTCATTTTTCTGGGAGGAAACACTCAAGGGCTCAGTCCAGAAGGCCAATACGAGATCTGTGGATCTATACTTGATTTTGTTGAAAAGCAGGGGGTTAAAGAAATATACACCCTGGGTGGTCTCGGAACTGGCCAACCCGTGGAAAAACCAAAAGTTTTCGGAGCAGCCACCAACAAAGAACTGGCTCAAATGCTCAAAGAACATGAAGTGACCTTAAGATCTGCTGATGGTGGAATAATAGGTGCATCTGGTCTTATTTTGGGCTTAGGAATTTCCAGGGGCATGAATGGTGCTTGCCTGATGGGTGAAACACCAGGATACTTCATTGATGCCGATGCATCCAAAGCAGTACTTACCATTCTACTGGAAATACTCAAAATAGAAGTAGATGTGGCAAAACTGGAAGAACGGGCTGAAGAAACCCGAAAGATGATCAGTAAAGCTCAGCAAATGGAACGAGAAATGGCTGAACGTATGAACATCGCCCCGGGTGAAGAAGACCTGAGATACATAGGTTAA
- a CDS encoding TIGR00375 family protein, which translates to MIIRADLHIHGRYSMATSKNMTPELLSSQGTLKGLHLVATGDAFHQGWLNMIEEATEEAAEGIFRITESKKMHNEFLQEEIPEGLSKNPETKLILTSEVEDSKRVHHLILIPSFEAAYQMRKKLKGNLDSDGRPRVRMSGAEIQELALENGCIMGPSHAFTPWTSIYKEYDSIMDCYSETPDFVELGLSADTDMADRIEELQDIPFLTNSDAHSPWPHRLGREFNEIDVEDLSFPALARAIGAKKITANYGFDPRLGKYHHTACTKCYQQFHPEEAIKMNMKCPCGGTIKKGVDYRVEELATWDKPHHPPHRPPYIHIMPLAEIISLTYSKGVTTKFVQKIWQELILKFGDEISVLIDAPLKELVEIDPELARRIQAFRDKTLQIKVGGGGKYGELVFNEDSSTNSTLDSFL; encoded by the coding sequence ATGATCATAAGGGCTGATCTGCATATTCACGGTCGTTACTCCATGGCCACATCTAAAAACATGACTCCCGAGCTATTATCCTCTCAAGGAACTCTTAAAGGATTACATCTGGTTGCAACGGGTGATGCATTCCATCAGGGCTGGCTTAACATGATAGAAGAAGCCACTGAAGAAGCTGCTGAAGGAATTTTCAGGATCACCGAAAGCAAGAAAATGCACAATGAATTTCTCCAGGAAGAAATTCCAGAAGGACTTTCCAAAAATCCAGAAACCAAACTAATTCTAACCTCAGAAGTGGAGGATTCTAAAAGAGTCCACCATTTAATACTCATTCCTTCCTTTGAAGCAGCATACCAGATGCGGAAAAAACTTAAAGGAAACCTGGATTCTGATGGCAGGCCCAGAGTACGCATGAGCGGTGCTGAGATACAGGAATTAGCCCTTGAAAATGGTTGTATAATGGGACCCTCCCATGCATTCACACCATGGACCAGTATCTACAAAGAATATGATAGTATAATGGACTGTTACAGTGAAACACCCGATTTTGTGGAGCTTGGACTCTCTGCAGATACGGATATGGCTGATCGTATCGAAGAATTACAGGACATACCCTTCCTCACCAACTCCGATGCCCATTCTCCATGGCCCCATAGATTGGGACGTGAGTTTAATGAAATTGACGTTGAAGATCTGAGCTTCCCTGCACTGGCTCGTGCTATTGGTGCTAAGAAGATCACTGCAAACTATGGGTTTGACCCGAGACTGGGTAAGTATCATCACACTGCCTGTACCAAATGTTACCAGCAGTTCCATCCTGAAGAAGCCATCAAGATGAACATGAAATGTCCTTGCGGTGGCACCATAAAAAAAGGGGTAGACTACCGTGTGGAAGAACTGGCCACCTGGGATAAACCACACCATCCTCCACACCGACCCCCCTATATCCACATCATGCCCCTGGCAGAGATCATAAGCCTTACCTACAGTAAAGGAGTTACCACCAAGTTCGTGCAAAAGATATGGCAGGAACTCATTCTAAAATTCGGTGATGAAATCTCGGTACTCATCGATGCTCCCCTGAAAGAGCTGGTTGAAATCGATCCAGAACTGGCCCGTAGGATACAGGCATTCAGAGATAAAACACTGCAAATAAAAGTAGGTGGTGGTGGAAAATACGGGGAATTAGTTTTCAATGAAGATAGTTCCACGAATTCCACTTTAGATTCATTTTTATAA
- a CDS encoding GNAT family N-acetyltransferase — MELSEDQGVWTLQAGIFPENQSSIMLHAKCGFKIVGIREKIGKMNGIWRDVVLMERRKHEVE; from the coding sequence ATAGAATTATCTGAAGATCAGGGGGTATGGACCTTACAGGCTGGAATTTTTCCAGAAAATCAGAGTAGCATTATGTTACATGCAAAATGTGGGTTTAAAATTGTGGGTATCCGGGAAAAGATCGGAAAAATGAATGGTATCTGGCGAGATGTTGTTTTAATGGAAAGACGAAAGCACGAAGTGGAATAG
- a CDS encoding proteasome assembly chaperone family protein — protein MVEMVETEVECCKIISKDVENATVIEGSPELGLIGNIVGWLLVEELKMEEIGHIESKYFPPLAVLYKGVAIHPFRIYAADNLVLFLSDFVVPPTVTYDMTHVIVEWMRRNNSKELITLNSIAVRQKTNGVAAAANSLEGLKRLGDLDLPILPFGNINGLSGTLLTRTMTSDIPASCLFAEVLNQYPDPRAAASVVDVLNRMLNIEVNSEPLLKEAEEIESRLKELAQAVQGEGESPAYS, from the coding sequence ATGGTAGAAATGGTGGAAACTGAAGTGGAATGTTGTAAAATAATATCTAAGGATGTTGAAAATGCAACAGTTATTGAAGGATCTCCTGAATTAGGGCTTATTGGTAACATAGTGGGATGGCTTCTGGTGGAAGAACTAAAAATGGAGGAAATTGGACATATTGAGTCCAAATACTTCCCTCCTCTAGCAGTTCTCTACAAAGGAGTAGCCATACACCCATTCAGGATTTATGCTGCTGATAACCTTGTTCTATTCCTATCAGACTTTGTGGTTCCACCAACTGTTACCTACGACATGACCCATGTCATTGTTGAATGGATGAGGCGGAATAACAGTAAAGAACTCATCACCCTTAACAGCATTGCAGTCCGGCAGAAAACTAACGGAGTTGCAGCTGCTGCCAATTCTCTTGAAGGGTTAAAACGATTAGGAGACCTTGATCTTCCCATACTTCCATTTGGAAATATTAACGGACTATCTGGAACCCTCTTAACCCGTACCATGACCAGTGATATTCCCGCATCATGTCTGTTTGCCGAGGTATTAAATCAGTATCCAGATCCCCGTGCAGCTGCCAGTGTAGTGGATGTTTTAAATAGGATGTTAAACATAGAGGTTAACTCCGAGCCACTTTTAAAAGAAGCCGAAGAAATCGAGTCAAGACTTAAAGAGCTGGCTCAAGCGGTTCAGGGCGAAGGAGAATCACCTGCATACAGTTAA
- a CDS encoding PepSY domain-containing protein — protein MIDSKILVSVVIVLLIGVAAAGYQISNQTPGLWQPVTSTSADTSQQSGSTTGTDSGNQQSSASSVSTSSSQKSTASGSDTTVKISSSEAKSIASKYILQEGATAGTPKLTTYGSTKAYLVPIIMNGNQVGEIYIDAQTGKNLGGAGGVS, from the coding sequence ATGATAGACTCCAAAATTCTGGTATCGGTGGTCATAGTACTGTTAATCGGTGTGGCTGCTGCGGGTTACCAAATATCAAACCAAACTCCGGGACTATGGCAACCAGTAACATCAACCAGCGCAGATACAAGCCAGCAATCAGGTTCAACCACTGGAACTGATTCTGGAAACCAGCAAAGTTCTGCATCCAGTGTTTCAACATCTTCCAGTCAGAAATCTACTGCATCAGGAAGTGATACTACCGTGAAGATATCATCTTCAGAAGCTAAATCCATTGCTTCAAAATATATTCTACAGGAAGGAGCAACTGCTGGAACTCCTAAACTGACTACTTACGGTAGCACTAAAGCTTATTTAGTACCAATTATAATGAATGGTAATCAAGTGGGCGAAATATACATTGATGCCCAAACTGGTAAAAACTTAGGCGGAGCTGGGGGTGTTTCGTAG